A window of Streptomyces armeniacus contains these coding sequences:
- a CDS encoding universal stress protein, giving the protein MTRTVTVGLDGSRESHAAARWAAREALRRSARLELVLAWENDPYPYATAADESAERTVREAAADLSRRYPALETRTRCLSGRPSKMLVGAAEEADLLVLGSRGLGLAVGFLVGSVALPVVAHVSRPVVLVRAGAAAPYGDGPPDEAEPAGEIVVGLDLDRPPEEPLTFAFETAARWAARLRVVHGWGLPPAYGARESAVPESLAEEMTGEKDEALRMLLLPWRDKWPEVDVDRQVSLGWPARELLQASSGAPLVVVGRRRRTAPVGTRIGSVTHAVLHHTEAPVAVVPHD; this is encoded by the coding sequence ATGACCCGCACCGTCACCGTGGGCCTGGACGGTTCCCGCGAGAGCCATGCCGCGGCCCGCTGGGCGGCACGCGAGGCGCTGCGCCGCTCGGCCCGCCTGGAGCTCGTACTCGCCTGGGAGAACGACCCGTACCCGTACGCGACCGCCGCAGACGAGAGCGCCGAACGGACCGTACGCGAGGCGGCCGCGGACCTCTCCCGCCGGTACCCCGCGCTGGAGACGCGCACCCGGTGCCTGTCCGGACGGCCGTCGAAGATGCTGGTCGGCGCGGCGGAGGAGGCGGACCTGCTCGTTCTCGGGTCGCGCGGGCTGGGGCTCGCGGTGGGGTTCCTCGTCGGGTCCGTGGCCCTGCCCGTCGTGGCGCACGTGAGCCGCCCGGTGGTTCTCGTACGGGCGGGGGCGGCCGCGCCGTACGGGGACGGGCCGCCGGACGAGGCGGAACCGGCCGGGGAGATCGTGGTGGGCCTGGACCTCGACCGCCCGCCCGAGGAACCACTGACCTTCGCCTTCGAGACGGCCGCGCGCTGGGCCGCCCGGCTGCGCGTCGTGCACGGCTGGGGCCTGCCGCCCGCCTACGGCGCCCGCGAGTCGGCCGTACCGGAGAGCCTGGCCGAGGAGATGACCGGGGAGAAGGACGAGGCGCTGCGCATGCTGCTGCTGCCCTGGCGGGACAAGTGGCCGGAGGTGGACGTGGACCGCCAGGTCAGCCTCGGATGGCCGGCCCGCGAACTGCTCCAGGCGTCGTCGGGGGCGCCCCTGGTGGTCGTGGGCCGCAGGCGCCGTACAGCTCCGGTCGGCACGCGCATCGGGTCCGTCACCCACGCCGTCCTGCACCACACGGAGGCGCCGGTCGCCGTCGTACCGCACGACTGA
- a CDS encoding YceI family protein has protein sequence MGLFTRRRRRNASLVPSSSLPEPPTVQAAGPRRQENLALSKLTGDWVFDPAHSSVGFAARHAMITRVRGIFTSFEGRIRLDGEHPEASTAEVVVDVSSVDTRVEQRDEHLRSADFFDAGLFPVMTFRSTQAVQVEEDVYRMTGALTIRDRTNPVTIDLLYSGSVIDAFGVERAGFDGSAIVNRSDWGLIWNARLETGGVLVGEKIKLEFDISAIRVS, from the coding sequence ATGGGACTCTTCACACGCCGTCGCCGCCGCAATGCAAGTCTCGTTCCCAGCAGTTCTCTTCCGGAACCTCCCACGGTACAGGCCGCCGGTCCTCGGCGGCAGGAGAATCTGGCCCTGAGCAAACTCACGGGTGACTGGGTCTTCGACCCCGCGCACAGCAGCGTGGGCTTTGCCGCCCGGCACGCGATGATCACCCGGGTCCGGGGGATCTTCACCTCGTTCGAGGGCCGTATCCGTCTCGACGGAGAACACCCCGAGGCGTCGACCGCGGAGGTCGTCGTCGACGTCAGCAGCGTCGACACGCGAGTCGAACAGCGCGACGAACACCTGCGCAGCGCGGACTTCTTCGACGCGGGCCTGTTCCCGGTCATGACGTTCCGCAGCACGCAGGCCGTGCAGGTCGAGGAGGACGTCTACCGCATGACCGGTGCCCTCACCATCCGCGACCGTACGAACCCGGTGACCATCGACCTGCTGTACTCGGGTTCCGTGATCGACGCGTTCGGCGTGGAGCGGGCCGGCTTCGACGGCTCCGCGATCGTCAACCGCAGCGACTGGGGCCTCATCTGGAACGCGAGGCTGGAGACCGGCGGCGTCCTCGTCGGCGAGAAGATCAAGCTCGAGTTCGACATCTCCGCGATCCGCGTGAGCTGA
- a CDS encoding cytochrome b → MSETTSASGGRPGASGGGRGRATTGERVADWADGRLGIYGLGRKYLRKVFPDHWSFLLGEICLWSFVVLILTGVYLTLFFQPSMNEVVYHGSYAPLNGVVMSEAYASTLDISFDVRGGLLVRQMHHWSALIFIAGLMVHMMRHFFTGSFRKPREVNWLIGWTLLVLALFEGLFGYSLPDDLLSGAGLRLVEAATLSVPVVGSYLSFFIFGGEFPTGDSGEIIPRLYAVHILLIPALMVALVVAHLILVFHHKHTQFPGPGRTERNVVGAPFMPVYLAKAGGFFMMVFGLLAAIAATVTINPVWVYGPYRPDQVSTNAQPDWYLGFAEGMVRIMPAWEIDAWGHTLNLGLFIPIVAFPLLLVLLAVYPFIEAWATGDRREHHLLDRPRNHPVRTGIGAAWISLYLLFLLGGGNDLAATQLHLSINTVTWALRIGVFAVPVAVFVATHRICLGLQRRDREKVLHGRETGVIKRLPHGEYVEVHAPLTAAERHTLTAHEQPRPLEAGPSEDANGVVRPVRRAARVRALVSRGLYGKGAYVRKPTAGEYRRLHGTSGHGTSGRPDGDADPAPGPDTGAVATAEPGGQPPADA, encoded by the coding sequence ATGTCCGAGACCACGTCAGCGAGTGGTGGCCGCCCGGGAGCGAGCGGCGGCGGGCGCGGGCGCGCGACCACCGGGGAGCGGGTCGCCGACTGGGCGGACGGCAGGCTGGGGATCTACGGCCTCGGCCGGAAGTATCTGCGCAAGGTCTTCCCCGACCACTGGTCGTTCCTGCTGGGCGAGATCTGCCTGTGGAGCTTCGTCGTCCTCATCCTCACCGGCGTCTATCTGACGCTGTTCTTCCAGCCGTCGATGAACGAGGTGGTGTACCACGGGAGTTACGCCCCGCTCAACGGCGTGGTGATGTCGGAGGCGTACGCCTCGACCCTCGACATCAGCTTCGACGTACGCGGCGGGCTGCTGGTACGGCAGATGCACCACTGGTCGGCCCTCATCTTCATCGCCGGCCTGATGGTCCACATGATGCGCCACTTCTTCACCGGCTCGTTCCGCAAGCCCCGCGAGGTCAACTGGCTCATCGGCTGGACGCTGCTCGTACTGGCCCTCTTCGAGGGGCTGTTCGGCTACTCGCTCCCGGACGACCTGCTCTCCGGCGCCGGACTGCGGCTGGTGGAGGCCGCGACCCTGTCGGTGCCGGTGGTCGGCTCGTACCTCTCGTTCTTCATCTTCGGCGGCGAGTTCCCCACGGGGGACAGCGGCGAGATCATCCCGCGTCTCTACGCCGTGCACATCCTGCTGATCCCGGCGCTCATGGTGGCGCTGGTCGTCGCGCATCTGATCCTGGTCTTCCACCACAAGCACACGCAGTTCCCCGGGCCCGGCCGGACCGAACGGAACGTCGTCGGCGCCCCGTTCATGCCTGTCTACCTCGCCAAGGCCGGCGGCTTCTTCATGATGGTCTTCGGCCTGCTGGCGGCCATCGCCGCGACGGTGACGATCAACCCGGTGTGGGTGTACGGCCCGTACCGGCCCGACCAGGTCTCCACCAACGCCCAGCCCGACTGGTACCTCGGCTTCGCCGAGGGCATGGTCCGCATCATGCCCGCCTGGGAGATCGACGCCTGGGGGCACACACTCAACCTCGGCCTGTTCATCCCGATCGTCGCGTTCCCGTTGCTGCTCGTGCTCCTCGCCGTCTACCCGTTCATCGAGGCGTGGGCCACCGGCGACCGGCGCGAGCACCACCTGCTGGACCGGCCGCGCAACCACCCGGTGCGTACGGGCATCGGCGCAGCCTGGATCTCGCTGTACCTGCTGTTCCTCCTGGGCGGCGGCAACGATCTGGCGGCCACCCAGCTGCACTTGTCGATCAACACGGTCACCTGGGCGCTGCGGATCGGGGTGTTCGCGGTCCCCGTCGCCGTCTTCGTCGCCACCCACCGGATCTGCCTGGGCCTCCAGCGGCGCGACCGGGAGAAGGTGCTGCACGGGCGCGAGACCGGCGTGATCAAACGGCTGCCGCACGGCGAGTACGTGGAGGTGCACGCACCGCTGACCGCGGCGGAGCGCCACACGCTGACCGCCCACGAGCAGCCGCGCCCGCTCGAGGCGGGCCCGTCGGAGGACGCGAACGGCGTCGTACGGCCGGTCCGCCGCGCGGCGCGGGTACGGGCGCTGGTCTCGCGCGGGCTGTACGGGAAGGGGGCGTACGTGCGGAAGCCGACGGCCGGGGAGTACCGGCGCCTGCACGGGACTTCGGGGCACGGCACCTCCGGGCGGCCGGACGGGGACGCGGACCCGGCTCCCGGTCCGGACACGGGCGCCGTGGCGACGGCGGAGCCGGGCGGGCAGCCACCGGCCGACGCTTGA
- a CDS encoding Tat pathway signal sequence domain protein, translating into MRRTASSALALACTAVLASAVPAFADDGSPTPSPTQTSVPTDTATPSPEPTVTDSATPSEAPSAAPSTASTEDGKPSEVPVVPEGAPDTGATQDSANDGGKGELIGGGAAGALALGGAAVYLVRRRRAAAGE; encoded by the coding sequence ATGCGCCGAACAGCCTCCAGCGCCCTGGCACTCGCGTGCACCGCCGTGCTCGCGAGCGCCGTGCCCGCGTTCGCCGACGACGGGTCCCCGACCCCCAGCCCGACGCAGACGAGCGTCCCGACGGACACCGCGACCCCGAGCCCGGAGCCGACGGTGACCGACTCCGCGACTCCCAGCGAGGCCCCGAGCGCCGCCCCCAGCACCGCATCGACCGAGGACGGCAAGCCCAGCGAGGTCCCCGTCGTACCGGAGGGAGCGCCCGACACCGGCGCGACGCAGGACTCGGCGAACGACGGCGGCAAGGGTGAACTGATCGGCGGGGGAGCCGCCGGGGCGCTCGCCCTGGGCGGGGCGGCGGTCTATCTCGTACGCCGGCGGAGGGCGGCGGCCGGCGAATGA
- a CDS encoding class F sortase, with protein sequence MTVPSRRVFAAAAAASLLAGCGGNSSGGDGPARSGSAPPSAPPSAKASGKPSGRSPGRTAPALRRSVPVSLEIPAIGVDTPVMGLGLAADGTVQVPPVTEHDRAGWYRHSPTPGQVGPSVILGHVSVGSYGDGVFHRLVRLRRGDRVTARLENGTAAVFSVSGVRTVPQAEFPTEDVYGNVGRPELRLITCGGPRTGDGYRDSVIAFAALSSALNSSRSSSSP encoded by the coding sequence ATGACCGTGCCCTCCAGGCGCGTCTTCGCCGCCGCGGCGGCGGCCTCGCTGCTCGCCGGCTGCGGCGGCAACTCGTCCGGCGGGGACGGCCCGGCACGTTCCGGAAGCGCGCCGCCGTCCGCGCCGCCGTCCGCGAAGGCGTCCGGGAAACCGTCCGGGAGGAGCCCCGGGAGGACGGCGCCTGCCCTCCGGCGGTCGGTCCCGGTCAGCCTGGAGATCCCGGCCATCGGGGTCGACACCCCGGTCATGGGACTCGGGCTGGCCGCGGACGGCACCGTGCAGGTCCCGCCGGTCACGGAGCACGACCGCGCGGGCTGGTACCGGCACTCGCCGACGCCGGGCCAGGTCGGCCCCTCGGTGATCCTCGGCCACGTCTCCGTCGGCTCGTACGGGGACGGCGTGTTCCACCGCCTCGTACGGCTGCGCCGGGGCGACCGGGTCACGGCGCGCCTGGAGAACGGCACGGCGGCGGTGTTCAGCGTCAGCGGCGTACGCACCGTCCCCCAGGCGGAGTTCCCGACGGAGGACGTCTACGGGAACGTCGGCCGCCCGGAACTGCGTCTCATCACGTGCGGCGGCCCCCGTACCGGCGACGGATACCGCGACAGCGTGATCGCGTTCGCCGCGCTGAGTTCCGCGCTGAATTCCTCGCGGAGTTCCTCAAGTCCCTGA
- a CDS encoding RNA polymerase sigma factor, translating into MKRSREKAASELFAALYPRLAGWCRRLVDDDETAHEIASEAFTRLWARWTSVAEPQGFLYVTAANLVRDHWRKQERERRAVRRAVTEAAVSPQPEQADPSVRLLVQSLPERLRVPILLHYYADMPIREVSELTGRKEGTVKADLHAARELLRAHLRRSLDHTT; encoded by the coding sequence TTGAAACGGTCCCGTGAGAAGGCCGCGTCCGAGCTGTTCGCCGCCCTCTACCCGCGCCTCGCCGGCTGGTGCCGCCGCCTGGTCGACGACGACGAGACGGCCCACGAGATCGCCTCGGAGGCGTTCACCCGTCTGTGGGCACGCTGGACCTCCGTGGCGGAACCGCAGGGCTTCCTCTACGTCACCGCGGCCAACCTCGTACGGGACCACTGGCGCAAGCAGGAACGCGAACGCAGAGCCGTACGCCGTGCGGTCACCGAGGCGGCCGTCAGCCCGCAGCCGGAACAGGCCGACCCCTCCGTACGCCTGCTCGTGCAGTCGCTGCCCGAACGGCTCCGGGTGCCGATCCTGCTGCACTACTACGCTGACATGCCGATCCGGGAAGTGTCCGAACTGACCGGGCGCAAGGAAGGAACCGTCAAGGCCGACCTCCACGCGGCCCGCGAACTGCTCCGCGCCCACCTCAGGAGAAGCCTTGATCACACGACCTGA
- the rocD gene encoding ornithine--oxo-acid transaminase, translated as MTTTAPISPVPGATASASAPAPRTASPRSSAELIQAEGATVAHNYHPLPVVVAHAEGAWVEDVEGRRYLDLLAGYSALNFGHRHPALLDAARHQLEQVTLTSRAFHNDRLAGFAEGLCELTGLDMALPMNTGAEAVESAVKIARKWAYEVKGVAPDQATIVVAGGNFHGRTTTLVSFSDDPSARTGFGPFTPGFRTVPYDDLAALEAAIDETTAAVLIEPIQGEAGVRIPADGYLAGVRELTRRAGVLFVADEIQSGLGRTGTTLAVDHESVLPDLLLLGKALGGGIVPVSAVVGRRDVMSVLRPGEHGSTFGGNPLAAAVGSAVVGLLRTGEFQRRARELGTVLAEGLSALDGRGVLRHRARGLWAGVDVDPAVGTGREISERLLAVGVLVKDTHGSTIRLAPPLTITADELRSALAALERVLAA; from the coding sequence ATGACCACGACCGCACCGATTTCCCCCGTTCCGGGGGCCACCGCGTCCGCGTCCGCGCCCGCACCCCGTACGGCTTCCCCGCGCAGCTCCGCAGAGCTGATCCAGGCGGAGGGCGCGACCGTCGCGCACAACTACCACCCGCTGCCCGTCGTCGTCGCACACGCGGAGGGCGCCTGGGTCGAGGACGTGGAGGGCCGCCGCTATCTCGACCTGCTGGCCGGCTACTCCGCCCTGAACTTCGGCCACCGCCACCCCGCCCTCCTCGACGCGGCCCGGCACCAGCTCGAGCAGGTCACCCTCACCTCGCGCGCCTTCCACAACGACCGCCTCGCGGGCTTCGCCGAGGGCCTCTGCGAGCTCACCGGCCTCGACATGGCGCTGCCGATGAACACGGGCGCCGAGGCAGTGGAGAGCGCCGTCAAGATCGCCAGGAAGTGGGCGTACGAGGTCAAGGGCGTCGCCCCGGACCAGGCGACCATCGTCGTGGCGGGCGGCAACTTCCACGGCCGTACGACCACCCTCGTCAGCTTCTCCGACGACCCGTCGGCCCGTACCGGCTTCGGCCCCTTCACGCCCGGCTTCCGCACCGTCCCGTACGACGACCTCGCCGCCCTCGAAGCGGCGATCGACGAGACGACCGCGGCCGTGCTGATCGAGCCGATCCAGGGCGAGGCGGGCGTACGCATCCCCGCCGACGGCTATCTCGCGGGCGTACGCGAACTCACCCGGCGCGCGGGCGTGCTGTTCGTCGCCGACGAGATCCAGTCGGGCCTGGGCCGTACCGGGACCACCCTCGCCGTCGACCACGAGTCCGTGCTGCCGGACCTGCTCCTGCTGGGCAAGGCCCTGGGCGGCGGCATCGTGCCGGTCTCGGCGGTGGTGGGGCGGCGCGACGTGATGAGCGTGCTGCGGCCCGGCGAGCACGGATCCACGTTCGGCGGCAACCCGCTGGCGGCGGCGGTCGGTTCGGCGGTGGTCGGGCTGCTGCGTACGGGCGAGTTCCAGCGGCGCGCGCGGGAGCTCGGCACCGTACTGGCGGAGGGCCTTTCCGCCCTCGACGGGCGCGGCGTGCTGCGGCACCGCGCCCGCGGACTGTGGGCGGGCGTGGACGTGGACCCGGCGGTCGGCACGGGCCGCGAGATCAGCGAACGGCTGCTGGCGGTGGGTGTCCTGGTGAAGGACACCCACGGCTCGACGATCCGCCTCGCGCCGCCGCTGACCATCACGGCGGACGAGCTGAGGTCGGCGCTGGCCGCCCTGGAACGGGTGCTGGCGGCGTAG
- the ddaH gene encoding dimethylargininase, with product MTTARAARPRRYLLCEPRHFDVRYAINPWMRVDEGVDRALALAQWRRLADTYRELGHTVETVEPVPDLPDMVFAANGALVVGGRVLGACFHATERQPEAAAFQAWFKAAGFDVHVPESVCEGEGDLVPAGRFLLAGTGFRTTLAAHQEAQELLGVPAVSLRLTDPYFYHLDTALFALDDENIAYYPGAFSPGSREVLRELFPDAVVATRDDALAFGLNSVSDGRNVVVAPQATALIEQLSAHGYVPVPVDLSELHKAGGGAKCCTQEVRSA from the coding sequence GTGACGACTGCCCGCGCCGCACGCCCGCGCCGCTACCTCCTGTGCGAACCCCGGCACTTCGACGTGCGCTACGCCATCAACCCCTGGATGCGAGTGGACGAAGGCGTCGACCGCGCCCTGGCCCTGGCCCAGTGGCGGCGGCTGGCCGACACGTACCGCGAACTCGGCCACACGGTGGAGACCGTCGAGCCGGTGCCGGACCTGCCCGACATGGTGTTCGCCGCGAACGGCGCCCTCGTCGTCGGCGGCCGGGTCCTCGGCGCGTGCTTCCACGCCACCGAGCGGCAGCCCGAGGCGGCGGCCTTCCAGGCGTGGTTCAAGGCGGCCGGCTTCGACGTGCACGTGCCGGAGTCGGTCTGCGAGGGCGAGGGCGATCTGGTGCCCGCCGGCCGCTTCCTGCTGGCCGGTACGGGATTCCGCACCACGCTCGCCGCACACCAGGAGGCGCAGGAGCTGCTCGGCGTGCCCGCCGTCAGCCTGCGGCTGACCGACCCGTACTTCTACCACCTGGACACGGCCCTGTTCGCCCTGGACGACGAGAACATCGCCTACTACCCCGGGGCGTTCTCGCCCGGCAGCCGCGAGGTGCTGCGCGAGCTGTTCCCGGACGCCGTCGTCGCGACCCGCGACGACGCACTGGCCTTCGGCCTCAACTCCGTGTCCGACGGCCGGAATGTCGTCGTCGCGCCGCAGGCGACGGCCCTGATCGAGCAGCTGTCCGCACACGGCTACGTACCCGTGCCCGTCGATCTCTCCGAACTCCACAAGGCCGGCGGCGGCGCCAAGTGCTGCACCCAGGAGGTCCGTTCCGCATGA
- a CDS encoding PucR family transcriptional regulator → MPLSVRELVARREFGLTVAAGGAGLDRTISWVHASEVPDPTPWLEEGSFVLVTGIGHPGPESVAGTARRLAETGAAGIGIAVDLVYAEVPSEVVRAGAETGLPVLTVPYTTPFVALAQAVASRIATEERSALQRALHVYPRLTAAALERGAVPGITRELAREYGGWAAVVGPADEVLAVAPETAAAEAARTAAGLTWAGQSLSVMEAGGHLVGHTLGAGTVRGRLLLWRGTPFARPDYTVAAAAASLVTYDLEQRRRARAEGHRASAEAVREALGDRADAVTAARLLASWGLDPRDVTVIVLGAPPADGLHDTLTDHEPPVLATYTDRGEAVLLTSHPADVLGALGDPGSPLARACPGAAGASESVSAEGLAQGLRQARQALAIGAREGRHVTLIRDLGAIELLLGSAEQSVPDLLLDRLVEPLRRAEEERGVPLIATVRAFLDHNGSLAQASAELGVHRHTLHHRLGVVRQVLGRDLDSAYVRLELALALQAHALREDGTG, encoded by the coding sequence ATGCCGCTGAGCGTGCGGGAACTCGTCGCGCGCCGGGAGTTCGGGCTCACGGTGGCGGCGGGCGGGGCCGGGCTCGACCGGACCATCAGCTGGGTGCACGCGAGCGAGGTGCCCGACCCCACGCCGTGGCTGGAGGAGGGCTCGTTCGTGCTGGTCACCGGCATCGGGCACCCCGGCCCCGAGTCGGTGGCCGGAACGGCGCGGCGGCTCGCCGAGACCGGGGCGGCGGGCATCGGGATCGCCGTCGACCTCGTCTACGCCGAGGTGCCGTCCGAGGTCGTACGGGCCGGCGCGGAGACCGGGCTGCCGGTGCTGACCGTGCCGTACACGACCCCGTTCGTGGCGCTCGCCCAGGCCGTGGCGAGCCGCATCGCGACCGAGGAGCGCTCCGCGCTCCAGCGCGCCCTGCACGTCTACCCGCGGCTGACGGCCGCGGCGCTGGAGCGCGGCGCCGTCCCCGGCATCACGCGGGAGCTGGCGCGCGAGTACGGGGGCTGGGCGGCCGTCGTCGGGCCCGCGGACGAGGTGCTGGCCGTGGCGCCGGAGACCGCGGCGGCGGAGGCGGCGCGTACGGCGGCGGGGCTGACCTGGGCGGGCCAGTCGCTTTCCGTCATGGAGGCCGGGGGCCACCTCGTCGGCCACACGCTGGGAGCCGGGACCGTACGGGGGCGCCTGCTGCTGTGGCGCGGCACCCCCTTCGCCCGCCCCGACTACACCGTCGCCGCAGCCGCCGCCTCGCTCGTCACGTACGACCTCGAACAGCGCCGCAGAGCACGGGCCGAGGGCCACCGGGCGAGCGCCGAGGCGGTGCGCGAGGCGCTGGGGGACCGGGCGGACGCCGTGACGGCCGCCCGGCTGCTCGCCTCGTGGGGCCTCGACCCGCGGGACGTCACCGTGATCGTCCTCGGGGCGCCGCCCGCGGACGGGCTGCACGACACCCTCACCGACCACGAGCCGCCGGTGCTCGCCACGTACACCGACCGCGGCGAGGCCGTACTGCTGACCTCGCACCCCGCCGATGTGCTCGGGGCGCTCGGCGACCCCGGTTCGCCGCTCGCCCGCGCCTGCCCGGGGGCGGCCGGGGCGAGCGAGTCGGTGTCCGCCGAGGGCCTGGCGCAAGGGCTGCGCCAGGCCCGGCAGGCGCTCGCCATCGGGGCGCGCGAGGGGCGGCACGTCACGCTGATCCGCGACCTCGGCGCGATCGAGCTGCTGCTGGGGTCCGCGGAGCAGTCGGTGCCCGACCTGCTCCTCGACCGGCTGGTCGAGCCGCTCCGCCGGGCCGAGGAGGAACGGGGCGTGCCGCTGATCGCCACGGTCCGCGCGTTCCTCGACCACAACGGCTCGCTGGCGCAGGCCTCCGCCGAACTCGGCGTCCACCGGCACACCCTGCACCACCGCCTCGGCGTCGTACGCCAGGTCCTGGGCCGCGACCTGGACTCCGCGTACGTACGGCTCGAACTGGCCCTGGCCCTCCAGGCTCACGCGCTCCGGGAGGACGGCACGGGCTGA
- a CDS encoding sodium:solute symporter family transporter: MIDKLIIVLYLLLMVGAGYVGMRRSRTSEDFTVAGRRLGPFMYTSAMSTVVLGAASTVGGVSLGYQYGISGMMLVVSLAIGIAAIGVFFAGRLFRSGVYTVPAAISRRFGLRSGLLSSLVVVFYTLMVGVSQIIGIGTLLTVVFDVSPTTAAFIGWATIMLYSVAGGMWSITLTDVVQFLVKTLGIFAVLLPLALHKAGGLSAMRDELPGSFFSPTGIGVGTIGAYFLLFFFGFMIDQGNWQRLLTARSEKVARWGAVVSGLYCALYGLAGALIGTAARVLLPQLANPDDAYARAASLILPVGLFGLVMAAALAAAMSTASGLLIGASTVLTNDVLRPLGGGRLSSVRANRIALFAVGLVALAVSYAVDSVVGAVTLAADLLAAALLVPVVGALFWRRSTTVAAVGSMLAGSVVCVVFMVVSGLYANEPVMYGMAAALVVFVPLSLLTRPDPAVAGLEFEELPDRAAEHGTATEPAVRAAQPVPSSRSA; encoded by the coding sequence ATGATCGACAAACTCATCATCGTGCTCTATCTGCTGCTGATGGTCGGCGCCGGTTACGTGGGTATGCGCCGCAGCCGTACATCCGAGGACTTCACGGTCGCCGGGCGGCGCCTCGGCCCGTTCATGTACACCTCCGCCATGAGCACCGTCGTGCTGGGCGCGGCGTCGACGGTCGGCGGCGTCAGCCTGGGCTACCAGTACGGGATCTCCGGCATGATGCTCGTCGTGTCGCTCGCGATCGGCATCGCCGCGATCGGCGTGTTCTTCGCGGGCCGGCTGTTCCGCAGCGGCGTCTACACCGTGCCCGCCGCCATCAGCCGCCGTTTCGGGCTGCGTTCGGGCCTGCTGAGCTCTCTCGTGGTGGTCTTCTACACGCTGATGGTCGGCGTCAGCCAGATCATCGGCATCGGCACGCTGCTCACGGTCGTCTTCGATGTCTCGCCCACCACGGCCGCGTTCATCGGCTGGGCCACGATCATGCTGTACAGCGTCGCCGGCGGCATGTGGTCGATCACGCTCACCGACGTGGTGCAGTTCCTCGTCAAGACCCTCGGGATCTTCGCCGTGCTGCTGCCGCTGGCGCTGCACAAGGCGGGTGGTCTGTCCGCCATGCGCGACGAGCTGCCCGGCAGCTTCTTCTCCCCCACGGGCATCGGTGTGGGCACGATCGGCGCGTACTTCCTGCTGTTCTTCTTCGGCTTCATGATCGACCAGGGGAACTGGCAGCGGCTGCTCACCGCGCGCTCCGAGAAGGTCGCCCGCTGGGGCGCGGTCGTCTCCGGCCTCTACTGCGCCCTGTACGGTCTCGCCGGCGCCCTCATCGGCACGGCCGCCCGCGTCCTGCTGCCCCAACTCGCCAACCCCGACGACGCGTACGCCCGTGCCGCCTCGCTCATCCTGCCGGTCGGCCTGTTCGGGCTGGTGATGGCCGCCGCGCTGGCCGCGGCCATGTCCACCGCCAGCGGGCTGCTGATCGGGGCGTCCACCGTCCTCACCAACGACGTGCTGCGGCCGCTGGGCGGCGGGCGGCTGAGCAGCGTACGGGCCAACCGGATCGCCCTGTTCGCCGTCGGGCTCGTCGCGCTGGCGGTCTCGTACGCGGTGGACAGCGTGGTCGGCGCGGTGACGCTGGCCGCGGACCTGCTGGCGGCGGCGCTGCTGGTGCCCGTCGTCGGGGCGCTGTTCTGGCGGCGGTCCACGACGGTCGCCGCGGTCGGCTCGATGCTCGCCGGCTCGGTGGTGTGCGTCGTGTTCATGGTGGTCTCCGGGCTGTACGCCAACGAGCCGGTCATGTACGGCATGGCCGCCGCCCTCGTCGTCTTCGTCCCCCTGAGCCTGCTCACGCGGCCCGATCCGGCCGTCGCCGGGCTGGAGTTCGAGGAGCTGCCGGACCGGGCGGCGGAGCACGGTACGGCGACAGAGCCGGCCGTACGGGCCGCTCAGCCCGTGCCGTCCTCCCGGAGCGCGTGA